From the Niveibacterium microcysteis genome, the window TGAAGTGCCAGACTTCCTGGTCTTTACCGACAGTGCTGCCAGCAAGGTCAAGGAGTTGATCCTCGAAGAGGGCAATCCGGATCTCAAGCTGCGTGTGTTCGTCAGCGGCGGCGGTTGTTCGGGCTTCCAGTACGGCTTCACTTTCGACGAGATCACCAACGACGACGATACGGTGGTGACGAAGGAAGGCGTGACGCTTTTGATCGATCCGATGAGCTACCAGTACCTCACCGGCGCCGAGATCGACTACACGGAAGGTCTTGAGGGTGCTCAGTTCGTCATCAAGAACCCGAACGCCACCAGCACCTGTGGTTGCGGGTCGTCGTTCTCGGTCTGAGTTTTTCTGGGCGTAACGCCGCATCGCGTGGCGTTACGCTTGCTGGCCCCTTGGGCCGTAGGTTCGCCTGGTTCGGTGAGATCCCGCTCACGGTGCAATGCCGTGGCACGACAGGCTGGTCTGAAGTGAATCCGGTGGGTTTGCCTCGAACGAGGCTTTAGCGGGCGGCCTCGCGCGACACCGGCAGGCATTGCGGATCCCCGCGCCTGCCG encodes:
- the erpA gene encoding iron-sulfur cluster insertion protein ErpA — translated: MTTVTEVPDFLVFTDSAASKVKELILEEGNPDLKLRVFVSGGGCSGFQYGFTFDEITNDDDTVVTKEGVTLLIDPMSYQYLTGAEIDYTEGLEGAQFVIKNPNATSTCGCGSSFSV